In the Argonema galeatum A003/A1 genome, one interval contains:
- the cruG gene encoding 2'-O-glycosyltransferase CruG codes for MSFWLTNFLTEDFKSAVTLVLLIVQAPAVFILISRLLKGPGRHPPIEPLSATPELLGAVSVVVPTLNEADRIAPCLAGLTRQGYEVREIIVVDSHSQDGTPDLVKASQQKDPRFRLIADDPLPEGWVGRPWALHTGFLHSSEKSEWILGIDADTQPSPGLVASLIKTAEAQGYDLLSLSPQFILQYPGEWWLQPALLMTLLYRFDPAGTANQSPERVMANGQCFLCRRSVLAAVGGYVSARSSFCDDVTLARYAASCGYKVGFLDGAKVLKVRMYDGAVQTWREWGRSLDLKDASSTPQLLGDLWLLFSLQGLPLLIVLSYLFPIIANCKLQIVNCIFNPQSEIFNLKSLSSPSLLLLGLNLFLLAIRFALLLAIAPSYENNRQKTKDKSKKYFVFLLLPFYFYLSPLADPLAFLRILLSSLQTPTQWRGRRYDRMKRSN; via the coding sequence GTGAGCTTTTGGTTAACAAACTTCTTGACAGAAGATTTCAAAAGTGCTGTAACTTTGGTGCTGCTGATCGTTCAAGCACCAGCAGTATTTATCCTAATCTCGCGACTGCTAAAAGGCCCCGGTCGCCATCCTCCCATAGAACCCCTTAGTGCCACCCCAGAGCTTTTGGGAGCAGTGAGCGTGGTGGTTCCCACGCTCAATGAGGCCGATCGCATTGCCCCCTGTCTGGCCGGTTTAACTCGCCAAGGCTACGAAGTGCGGGAAATTATTGTGGTAGACAGCCACTCCCAAGACGGCACCCCCGATTTGGTGAAGGCTTCCCAGCAAAAAGACCCGCGATTTCGTCTCATTGCAGATGACCCCTTACCAGAGGGCTGGGTGGGGCGTCCTTGGGCTTTGCATACGGGTTTTCTGCACAGTTCCGAAAAAAGTGAATGGATTTTGGGCATAGATGCAGATACCCAGCCTAGCCCAGGGTTAGTTGCCAGTTTAATAAAAACTGCTGAAGCTCAAGGATATGACCTGCTTTCCCTCTCGCCCCAATTTATCCTTCAATATCCCGGTGAGTGGTGGTTGCAACCAGCGCTTTTGATGACTCTGCTTTACCGATTTGACCCAGCTGGGACGGCTAACCAGTCGCCGGAAAGGGTGATGGCGAATGGTCAGTGTTTCCTCTGCCGTCGTTCTGTATTGGCGGCTGTGGGGGGATACGTCAGTGCCCGCAGTTCTTTCTGCGATGATGTTACCTTAGCCCGTTATGCTGCTTCTTGCGGGTATAAGGTTGGCTTTCTGGACGGTGCCAAGGTGTTAAAGGTGCGGATGTACGACGGTGCAGTCCAAACTTGGCGGGAGTGGGGGCGGAGTCTCGATCTCAAAGACGCTTCTTCGACTCCTCAACTTTTAGGAGATTTGTGGCTGCTGTTTAGCCTCCAGGGTCTACCACTGCTGATTGTACTAAGTTACCTCTTCCCGATAATTGCAAATTGCAAATTGCAGATTGTAAATTGTATTTTCAATCCGCAATCTGAAATCTTCAATTTGAAATCCCTCTCCTCTCCTTCTCTTCTGTTGTTAGGACTGAATTTATTTCTCTTAGCAATTAGGTTTGCCTTGCTATTGGCGATCGCACCATCTTACGAAAACAACAGGCAAAAGACAAAAGATAAAAGTAAAAAATATTTTGTCTTTTTACTTTTACCTTTTTACTTTTACCTTTCTCCCTTGGCAGACCCCTTAGCTTTTCTGCGAATTTTGCTATCCTCCCTCCAAACGCCTACTCAATGGCGCGGACGACGTTACGATCGAATGAAGCGATCGAACTAA
- the cruF gene encoding gamma-carotene 1'-hydroxylase CruF — protein MKQLVMAERFCLIGHIVSMAFGLAGLLLVLPNPGLILSLPASGQTFFQWSMAGGGVVYIVLGTAAVAIYAYRTLGWWRWLAFMVPSVFISLGSELLGTSTGFPFGHYGYLSGLGYKIAGLVPVTIPLSWFYLGLASYLLARTGLNSEEKPSWWRHLGAIALGALLLTSWDFVLDPAMSQTAAPFWEWKTPGAFFGMPYQNFFGWFGTGAVFMTVAAILWSKKPFANQDAYSTLTRDASSTLTRSQLNLPLTVYLGNFAFATVMSLAAGIWIPVGLGLLLGVAPAVTLWWVTKPASASAALNLAVNTATANLASSETSRKTETPVASVGVAQK, from the coding sequence ATGAAGCAACTTGTTATGGCCGAGCGCTTCTGCTTGATCGGTCATATTGTGTCAATGGCTTTTGGACTAGCAGGACTGCTGTTAGTTTTACCCAATCCGGGATTAATTTTAAGTTTACCGGCGTCTGGGCAAACCTTCTTCCAGTGGAGCATGGCTGGTGGTGGCGTTGTTTACATTGTGTTAGGAACGGCTGCTGTTGCCATTTATGCTTACCGCACGCTGGGGTGGTGGCGTTGGCTGGCCTTTATGGTGCCATCAGTCTTTATCTCGCTGGGGAGCGAATTGCTGGGAACCAGTACTGGGTTTCCGTTTGGTCACTATGGCTATCTCAGCGGTCTGGGATATAAAATTGCTGGGCTAGTTCCGGTGACGATACCCCTTTCTTGGTTTTATTTGGGGTTGGCTTCTTATTTGCTGGCTCGTACTGGTCTAAATTCAGAGGAGAAGCCGAGTTGGTGGCGTCATTTGGGTGCGATCGCACTTGGGGCATTGCTACTCACCTCTTGGGACTTTGTGCTTGACCCAGCTATGAGTCAAACGGCTGCACCTTTCTGGGAATGGAAAACACCAGGTGCTTTCTTCGGTATGCCTTACCAAAACTTTTTCGGTTGGTTCGGAACAGGTGCCGTGTTCATGACAGTGGCTGCTATTTTGTGGAGCAAGAAACCTTTTGCAAACCAAGATGCCTACAGTACGCTAACGCGAGATGCCTCTAGCACGCTAACGCGATCGCAATTAAATCTACCCCTAACCGTTTATTTGGGTAACTTCGCCTTCGCAACGGTGATGAGCTTGGCAGCGGGAATTTGGATACCCGTTGGATTGGGTTTGCTGCTGGGTGTTGCGCCTGCGGTCACCCTTTGGTGGGTAACAAAACCAGCATCGGCTAGCGCCGCCCTCAACCTAGCAGTTAACACCGCGACTGCTAATTTAGCCTCTTCTGAAACCAGCCGGAAAACTGAAACCCCAGTCGCTTCTGTGGGGGTTGCTCAGAAGTGA
- a CDS encoding DUF4870 domain-containing protein — MYDSDKRKLLSLLSHGSIFFGALWVFIGVPLAVLFVSDDPVVKENAKEALNFHINIWLYEAIITVLWLSIIGIPLALILLIPFFLFHWVLPIFAILHILGNAQEPYRYPFIFRLV; from the coding sequence ATGTACGACTCGGATAAGCGCAAGCTTTTATCGTTACTGTCTCATGGTTCGATCTTTTTCGGGGCTCTGTGGGTGTTTATCGGTGTACCCTTAGCGGTATTGTTCGTATCCGATGACCCAGTTGTGAAGGAGAATGCCAAAGAAGCCCTTAACTTTCACATTAACATATGGCTCTATGAAGCCATTATCACAGTATTGTGGTTATCAATCATCGGTATTCCCTTGGCGTTGATCCTGCTGATTCCATTCTTCCTTTTCCATTGGGTACTACCAATTTTTGCGATTCTCCATATTCTCGGCAATGCCCAAGAACCTTACCGCTACCCATTTATCTTCCGTCTGGTGTAG